Within Cydia fagiglandana chromosome 1, ilCydFagi1.1, whole genome shotgun sequence, the genomic segment GATAAATATTAGAGAAAAACAAATGTAATGTTTTAATGAAACGTGAATTGGATGTTGTTACATGGCTCAAAAGCAAAATATTCTTGTCAATATAATAACAAAATGATAGTATTCGCACCAGGCTTATCAGCATGCCGGTTATTTAGCAACTTAGTGAAACGGAGAACTAAATTTGAAATACTTACAAATTTTCGTCTATAGGTAAAATTTCGTTCGCGGTGCTGATAGTGGCGACACAGCAGATGTCTGCTACTGACAAGTCGTCACCGGCTAACCACTCCCCCGTGATGAACTTTTCGGTGAACTCATAGCCGTTTTGGATTTTTTGTAGCACTTCAGGTGGGAATACTTTTTCGTTTCCGAAAATAACTGGGCCCTAAAAATAACAGAATAATTACTAGTATCAGGTGAACTTTTCGGTTTGGGCTGGTGTAGCAAAAATGAATCACTGTACAAGTTAAATATCTAAAAATAATCAATGGTTCGACGCACAACCGTTGGCttgttatgtattttttaattaaaaattatctGTCGTAAATGTGAAGATTTAATGTAAAACTGCATGAATATTTTCATTaatatacttaatttaaaaaaatacaactgtCAGTACTATGTATAAAGCAACACTCTGGCCTAACTATTGACAAAATTTTGGCAAAACATTGGCAAACTCGTTACATTACAATGAGCTTTACGAATGGATACTTAAACTGTGTAGTAGCTACATACACTAAGGTCAATGTGTGGAAGACCGTCTACAAGATCTTTCGACGCTTTTAACTCTTGCGATTACAAACATACTCCACTTATAGAAGGTCGGTAGAGGAGAAAGAGTGAAGTGAAGCTCTTCCGTTGTGACTGTGTCTGAGCGACGAACGTAAGTATGCAAATACGAGAGTTCTTGCCCTATGACGGTCTTCCCACCAATACGTTTTATATGCCGGTCTTCTCCACATTGACTTTAATTAtggaaatcaaaataatatctggATTTTACTACTCACTACTGCTTCACGTACTGGTGGGAACAGAATGCTACTATCAAAGTGCATTCTTTGGTCGATCAGAGCACGTTTCTGAGGATCCGATGGGTACAGAGAGTCGTTGTCAGCGTACATGTTTATGAGATAGGTTGCAATCGCATGGCTGaatagaaaaataaatgttttttttttttacactacAACTACAACTAacttactaaaatatttttcaatgcACAATTTTCTAGTCAAATTGATTTTGGGCAGGGTACTTATTCCATTGACTTTTCTGATTAAATAGTTACCTATCCCAAATA encodes:
- the LOC134668145 gene encoding glutathione S-transferase 1-like — encoded protein: MVLTLYKLDASPPVRAVKMVIAAINLPDVEYVDVNLLQGDHLKEDYIKLNPQHTIPTLVDDDFVIWDSHAIATYLINMYADNDSLYPSDPQKRALIDQRMHFDSSILFPPVREAVGPVIFGNEKVFPPEVLQKIQNGYEFTEKFITGEWLAGDDLSVADICCVATISTANEILPIDENLFPKLAEWIKRCSELEIYKNENEPGLNLFSQILKSKLA